A single window of Cololabis saira isolate AMF1-May2022 chromosome 24, fColSai1.1, whole genome shotgun sequence DNA harbors:
- the cab39l gene encoding calcium-binding protein 39-like: MPLFGKSHKSPTDIVRTLKENMAILVKHDKKTDKASEEVSKCLVSMKEILYGSNDKEPHTETVAQLAQELYNSGLLISLVENLQVIDFEGKKDVCQIFNNILRRQIGTRSPTVEYFCSHQEVLFILLKGYETPQVALNCGIMLRECIRHEPLAKIVLHSDHFNSFFNYVEMSTFDIASDAFATFKDLLTRHKVLVAEFLEQNYDSVFADYEKLLHSENYVTKRQSLKLLGELLLDRHNFTVMTRYISKPENLKLMMNLLRDKSPNIQFEAFHVFKVFVANPNKTQPIIDILLKNQTKLIDFLSNFQKDRTDDEQFNDEKTYLIKQIRDLKKPAS, translated from the exons ATGCCGCTGTTTGGTAAATCACACAAGAGTCCCACAGACATCGTCAGGACGCTGAAGGAAAACATGGCCATCCTGGTGAAACATGACAAGAAGACAGATAAG GCGTCTGAGGAGGTGTCAAAGTGCTTGGTGTCCATGAAGGAGATCCTGTATGGAAGCAATGATAAGGAGCCACACACTGAGACTGTGGCCCAGCTGGCGCAGGAGCTGTACAACAGCGGCCTGCTTATATCACTGGTAGAGAATCTGCAAGTCATAGACTTTGAG GGGAAGAAGGATGTGTGTCAGATCTTTAACAACATCCTGAGGAGGCAGATCGGGACGAGGAGCCCCACCGTCGAATACTTCTGCTCCCACCAAGAAGTCCTCTTCATACTGCTGAAAGG ATACGAGACGCCCCAGGTAGCGCTGAACTGTGGGATCATGCTGAGGGAGTGCATCCGCCACGAGCCCCTTGCCAAGATAGTTCTCCATTCCGATCATTTCAACAGCTTCTTCAATTATGTGGAGATGTCAACTTTTGACATTGCGTCTGACGCCTTTGCTACCTTTAAG GATCTCCTGACGAGACACAAAGTGCTTGTGGCTGAATTCCTGGAGCAGAACTATGACTCT GTGTTTGCAGATTATGAGAAGTTGCTGCACTCTGAGAACTACGTCACCAAGCGGCAGTCTCTGAAG CTTCTGGGCGAGCTATTATTGGACCGACATAACTTCACGGTGATGACGCGCTACATCAGCAAGCCTGAGAACCTCAAGTTGATGATGAATCTGCTCAGAGACAAAAGTCCCAACATCCAGTTTGAGGCCTTCCACGTCTTCAAG GTGTTCGTCGCCAACCCCAACAAGACGCAACCCATCATCGACATCCTGCTCAAGAACCAGACCAAACTCATCGACTTCCTGAGCAACTTCCAGAAGGACCGCACGGACGACGAGCAATTTAACGACGAGAAGACGTACCTAATCAAACAGATCAGAGATCTGAAGAAACCAGCCTCCTAG